The following proteins are encoded in a genomic region of Alistipes shahii WAL 8301:
- a CDS encoding ROK family protein yields the protein MLPPFTSASHDGDLGCFVRNIILNSIFQKGQFIIPDIASQTGFSVTTIAKYVSELYAEDILEKGDCLKTNKRGRNPVLYRVKSGTYYFLGVDLKPFELIIGLMNLTGDMVCIERITDFRFENTHNKLDEICTHISQFMLKFQSQNAGKIAGVNFNIGGRVNSHLGTSATIFNFEETREVPLTLLLNERLGIPVFIENDTKAMAYGEYVSENNASQENVIYVNIGWGLGLCIIINGEIYYGKDGYSGEFGHIHMYENNVMCHCGKKGCIETEISGSAVCRKLVERIYNHEASVLSKKVWNGNMITIKDIIEAAKLEDPLCIELVTQAGGELGHQLAGLINLLNPDRIIIGGRMSEIAPYYFLQPVKLAVHKYSLRLMTQQLSIVPSRLGGDAGVIGACLIARKKMIWNKLSICKR from the coding sequence CGGCTTCAGCGTCACGACAATAGCCAAGTATGTCTCCGAACTCTATGCGGAGGATATTTTGGAAAAGGGAGACTGTTTGAAGACCAATAAACGGGGACGAAATCCAGTCCTTTATCGGGTGAAATCCGGAACCTACTATTTTTTGGGTGTCGACCTCAAGCCTTTCGAGTTGATAATCGGGCTTATGAACCTTACGGGGGATATGGTTTGCATAGAGCGCATCACAGATTTTCGCTTCGAAAATACACATAATAAACTGGATGAAATATGTACGCATATTTCGCAGTTCATGCTAAAGTTTCAAAGTCAGAACGCCGGCAAAATAGCGGGCGTCAATTTCAATATTGGAGGGCGGGTCAATTCGCATTTAGGAACGAGCGCCACGATTTTCAATTTCGAGGAGACACGCGAAGTGCCGCTGACTCTTTTGCTCAACGAACGTTTGGGCATTCCGGTTTTCATCGAGAACGACACCAAAGCGATGGCTTACGGCGAGTATGTATCCGAAAACAATGCCTCGCAGGAGAATGTGATTTATGTCAATATCGGATGGGGACTGGGACTCTGCATTATCATAAATGGAGAAATATATTATGGAAAGGACGGCTATTCGGGAGAATTCGGACATATCCACATGTATGAAAACAACGTGATGTGTCATTGCGGAAAAAAAGGATGCATTGAAACGGAAATCTCGGGAAGCGCCGTTTGCCGTAAACTCGTAGAAAGAATCTACAATCACGAGGCGTCGGTTCTTTCTAAAAAGGTGTGGAACGGAAACATGATTACGATAAAGGACATTATTGAAGCTGCGAAACTGGAAGACCCGCTTTGCATTGAGTTGGTGACGCAGGCCGGGGGTGAGCTTGGGCATCAGTTGGCCGGATTGATCAACCTTTTGAATCCCGATCGTATCATCATTGGCGGCAGAATGTCAGAAATTGCTCCTTACTACTTTTTACAGCCTGTGAAGCTTGCCGTGCATAAATATTCGCTTCGGCTGATGACCCAACAACTGTCCATCGTTCCTTCGCGGTTAGGGGGCGATGCCGGAGTTATAGGAGCCTGTCTGATCGCACGAAAAAAGATGATATGGAACAAATTGTCGATATGCAAGAGATGA
- the rpmI gene encoding 50S ribosomal protein L35: MPKMKTNAAAKKRFTFTGTGKIKRKHAYHSHILTKKTTKQKRNLCYSGTVSAADEAKIKNLLVK, translated from the coding sequence ATGCCGAAAATGAAAACCAATGCCGCTGCGAAGAAGCGTTTTACCTTCACCGGCACAGGAAAGATCAAGCGCAAACACGCTTATCACAGTCACATCCTGACCAAAAAGACGACGAAACAGAAGCGCAACCTCTGCTATTCGGGAACCGTTTCTGCGGCCGACGAGGCCAAAATCAAGAACCTGCTCGTTAAGTAA
- a CDS encoding MgtC/SapB family protein: protein MEMEWNFIVRLCVAGLCGTIIGLDREYRVKDAGFRTHFLVALGSALIMIVSQYGFEDFLATHDGLRLDPSRIAAQVVSGIGFIGAGTIIIHRQLVRGLTTAASLWATAGIGLAAGAHMYIVAGAATALTLFGLEVLTLVFGGLGRRRTMIVFSASKKEFIDAMFERLESKDYSVISYEVETQRTSDGVVHRATIVIRAKGQASEEGYIDLLRANPDITVEKIV from the coding sequence ATGGAGATGGAATGGAATTTTATCGTGCGGTTGTGTGTGGCGGGCCTTTGCGGAACGATCATCGGCCTCGACCGGGAATACCGGGTTAAGGATGCGGGTTTCCGCACTCATTTCCTGGTGGCGCTGGGCAGCGCGCTGATTATGATTGTCTCGCAATACGGATTCGAGGATTTTCTGGCGACCCACGACGGGCTGCGTCTCGACCCCAGCCGCATCGCGGCGCAGGTGGTCAGCGGCATCGGTTTCATCGGGGCCGGCACGATCATCATTCACCGGCAGCTGGTGCGGGGGCTGACCACCGCGGCGAGCCTCTGGGCCACGGCGGGCATCGGCCTGGCGGCGGGGGCGCATATGTATATCGTAGCCGGAGCGGCCACCGCGCTGACGCTGTTCGGACTGGAGGTGCTGACGCTGGTTTTCGGCGGACTGGGGCGGCGCCGGACGATGATCGTCTTCTCGGCCTCGAAGAAGGAGTTCATCGACGCGATGTTCGAGCGCCTCGAAAGCAAGGACTATTCGGTGATCTCCTACGAAGTCGAGACCCAGCGCACTTCCGACGGAGTGGTGCACCGCGCCACGATCGTCATCCGGGCCAAGGGGCAGGCCAGCGAGGAGGGGTATATCGACCTGCTGCGCGCAAATCCGGACATCACTGTCGAAAAGATCGTCTGA
- the rplT gene encoding 50S ribosomal protein L20: MPRSVNAVASRARRKKVLKLAKGNFGSRGNVWTVAKNTVEKGLCYAYAHRALKKRTFRSLWITRINAAVRAQGMTYSQFIGKLNAKGIVLNRKVMADLAMNEPKAFEAIVKAVK, from the coding sequence ATGCCACGTTCAGTAAACGCTGTCGCGTCACGCGCACGTCGAAAGAAAGTTTTGAAACTTGCCAAAGGTAACTTTGGTTCAAGGGGAAACGTTTGGACCGTTGCGAAAAATACGGTCGAGAAGGGTCTGTGCTATGCCTATGCACACCGCGCCCTCAAGAAGCGGACATTCCGTTCGCTGTGGATCACGCGTATCAACGCCGCCGTCCGCGCCCAGGGAATGACCTATTCACAATTTATCGGCAAACTCAACGCCAAGGGAATCGTCCTCAACCGCAAGGTGATGGCCGACCTGGCAATGAACGAGCCGAAGGCATTCGAGGCAATAGTTAAAGCAGTTAAATAG
- a CDS encoding MFS transporter, translating to MESWKKTFAVIWSGQLASILSSEVVAYSIIFWMSLETGSAEVLALAAIAGMLPQSLLGPLVGVYVDRWDRKRTMILADSFIALCTLALTALFWLGAARMWHIYILLACRSAGSAFHIPAMQASVPLLAPASQLTRIAGVNQIIASLSSIAGPALGALLINLTSIGNILLLDVAGAAIACISLLCVRIPNPARDTTRKPDLWREFREGFSAMHAIPGMGWFFTLAIVVWFFIMPVGVMFPLMTLQHFGGGAFEMSLIEIVWGGGALVGGAVMGARTYRVSRIVLVNLMYLVVGLSFALSGLLSPAGFLWFALFTAAAGISSSVFNASFVSVVQTRIEAGMLGRVMSLYRSFGLLPAALGLLGTGFLAENVGLTTTFVVAGTIIVAVGAAGFFIPSVMRLDRNP from the coding sequence GTGGAAAGTTGGAAAAAAACATTCGCCGTCATCTGGAGCGGGCAGCTGGCCTCGATCCTCAGCAGCGAGGTCGTGGCCTACTCGATCATCTTCTGGATGAGCCTTGAAACAGGCTCGGCCGAGGTGCTGGCTCTCGCAGCCATCGCCGGGATGCTGCCCCAGTCGCTGCTGGGGCCGCTCGTCGGGGTTTACGTCGACCGCTGGGACCGCAAGCGCACGATGATCCTCGCCGACAGTTTCATCGCCCTCTGCACGCTGGCGCTGACGGCGCTCTTCTGGCTCGGCGCAGCCCGGATGTGGCACATCTACATCCTGCTGGCCTGCCGCTCGGCCGGCTCGGCCTTCCACATACCCGCCATGCAGGCGTCGGTCCCTCTGCTGGCCCCCGCATCGCAGCTCACGCGCATCGCCGGAGTCAACCAGATCATCGCCTCGCTGTCGAGCATCGCGGGTCCGGCCCTCGGAGCGCTGCTGATCAATCTCACCTCGATCGGCAACATCCTGCTGCTGGACGTGGCGGGAGCCGCCATCGCCTGCATCTCGCTGCTGTGCGTCCGGATTCCCAACCCGGCGCGCGACACGACGCGCAAACCCGACCTGTGGCGGGAGTTCCGCGAAGGTTTCTCGGCCATGCATGCCATTCCGGGCATGGGATGGTTTTTCACGCTGGCCATCGTCGTATGGTTCTTCATCATGCCCGTCGGGGTGATGTTCCCGCTGATGACGCTCCAGCACTTCGGCGGAGGCGCTTTCGAAATGAGCCTGATCGAGATCGTCTGGGGCGGCGGGGCGCTCGTCGGAGGCGCCGTCATGGGCGCGCGCACCTACCGGGTCAGCCGCATCGTGCTGGTCAACCTGATGTATCTCGTCGTGGGACTCTCGTTCGCGCTGTCGGGGCTTCTGTCGCCTGCGGGATTCCTCTGGTTCGCCCTCTTCACGGCGGCGGCGGGCATCTCCAGCAGCGTGTTCAACGCCTCGTTCGTCTCCGTGGTCCAGACCCGGATCGAAGCGGGCATGCTGGGACGCGTCATGTCGCTCTACCGCAGTTTCGGGCTGCTGCCGGCGGCCCTCGGACTGCTGGGCACGGGATTCCTGGCCGAGAACGTGGGACTCACCACGACCTTCGTCGTCGCCGGAACGATCATCGTCGCGGTGGGCGCGGCGGGATTCTTCATCCCCTCCGTCATGCGGCTCGACCGCAACCCCTGA